The Rhopalosiphum maidis isolate BTI-1 chromosome 1, ASM367621v3, whole genome shotgun sequence genome has a segment encoding these proteins:
- the LOC113560748 gene encoding LOW QUALITY PROTEIN: protein UXT homolog (The sequence of the model RefSeq protein was modified relative to this genomic sequence to represent the inferred CDS: inserted 1 base in 1 codon) — MSSSPSSRSKTESVEAKVAKFEMFINDVLKDSLKQISTALDVINEQIAELEDVRNTVETMSRLACELPAGKPLKTRVNVGCDFFMQANADVQTFLVCVGLGYYVEYSXDETLAHVQIRTKLLKERADELRDKGARVRAQITLALHCIQEVQGL; from the exons atgTCGTCTTCTCCATCGTCACGGTCGAAAACGGAATCGGTAGAGGCAAAGGTGGCCAAGTTCGAGATGTTCATCAACGATGTCCTCAAAGACAGCCTAAAGCAGATCTCTACCGCTCTGGATGTGATCAACGAACAAATTGCGGAACTGGAAGACGTGCGCAATACCGTGGAGACAATGAGTCGGTTAGCATGCGAACTTCCAGCCGGCAAACCATTGAAGACTCGTGTCAATGTGGGATGCGATTTCTTCATGCAGGCCAACGCGGACGTCCAGACGTTCTTGGTATGCGTGGGTTTGGGCTATTATGTTGAGTACT AAGATGAGACACTGGCGCATGTCCAGATCCGAACCAAGTTGCTCAAGGAACGGGCGGATGAGCTCCGCGACAAGGGGGCCCGAGTACGAGCTCAAATCACCCTAGCCCTGCACTGCATACAGGAAGTGCAAGGCTTATAg